CCTGATTTTTTTTCTGAGAACTGTTCAATAACCGGTTCTATCTTGTTTTCAACAGTGCCGGGGAGAACTGTCGAGCGAATAACAATCGTGTGAAAGCCGGGTTTGTTTTTCAGGGCCTTGCCGATTTCTTCGGCCAATCGAAGAATAGCCCGTAAATCCTGGCTTCCGTTTGCCATTGCGGGTGTTCCTACACATACAAACGATAAATCTGTATTATTGATTGCAAATTCAGTATCATTTGTTACATCAACACGACCGCTTTCTATGGATGACTGGATCAAAGCCTGTATGCCTTCCTCGAGCACAGGCGCTTTTCCATTTCTTAATAGATCAAGTTTTATTGGATCCACATCAACACCCAGCACCTTATGTCCATCTTTTGCGAGGCAACCAAGAAGAACAGTGCCAACATATCCCAGGCCGAATACACTGATATTTAATTTCATGCCTTTCACCTCCATATTTATTATTTCTCCATAGTTATCATTGGCGTCAATTTCACAGGGTCCGTGATATTTACGGATTAGAAACAGACCAATTATTTTTTTGTTATTTTCGCAGGGTAAGAGTTTTTTCGATTATTGAATCCAGCTTTTTCATCGATGAAGGCCAGTTATGGCGATCCAGCATGCGGTTTCTTCCCGCTTCTGAAAGCCTTTGCCTCAACTCCCGTTCGGTCAGCAATCTGATTACTGCTTCTGCAAATTCTTCATGGTTTGAGCCGACCAGAAAATGCTCTCCGGGTTGGGCATCCACTCCCTCTGCCGCCACATTGGTTGTAACCACAGGAATTCCCATGGCAAGTGATTCCAAAATTTTATTCTGGGTGCCCCTGGCGATTTCAATGGGCGCCACATTAACAGCACATTTGCGCAGATATGGCCTCACATCAGGCACTGATCCGGTTACAGTTACGCCTTTAATGCTGCCGAGTTTTTTGATACTCCGTGAGGGGTCAGCTCCGACAATCATAAGCCTGATATCAGGCCGTTCTGATTTGATAAGGGGCAGAACCTTTTCACAAAAATCAATCATGCATTGCTGGTTGGGATAATAATCCATACGCCCGATAAAGCAGAGCGTATCAGGCTCATATGGTGTCTGGTCATAGGAAAAATAATCGGTATCTACACCATTCGGGAACCAGTCGATATTGTCTGTGACATTATAACCTTTTAAAGTCGCCATTTCCGCTTTAGTAGTACAGGTGCAAAAATCAAATTTTTTGGCCAGTGCCATTTCCGCCTGCTGAAGTCTTTTCCCCTCAATGGAGAATACTTTCTTCATGGGGAAGCTTCTGACCATGCTGTATAACAGCCATTTTTGAGAATCCATATCTCCAAAATCAAGAATTTTTGGCGTGTCTGTTATATCTTCCACATACTGTGCAACTGAGGAGCAGTGCACAAAAATCAGATCATACTTTTTCCCCGATCTTTCTTTTTTAATCTGCTCATCCAGTTCCCTTGAATAGAAAAACCCCATAGAAAATGGAATGGAAGTCGGTAAAGTTTTCAAGATATTTTTCAGGGCAGCAGGTTTTGAGATTTTTCCCATGAGGTAATTGCTGCAATAGTCCTTTAGCCCTTCTCCTGCGTGTGCCTCTGTGTCGGACCTGACAATTGAGGCAACTGTCACCTCATGGTTACGACTCAGGTGGCTTATGATATTAAAAGGTCTGATTTTTCCTCCACGCCTGGGCGGAAAAGGGAAACGATGACAAACAAATAAAATTTTCATGATATTTTTCCTGATATATAAAGTCTTTCCCTAAACTGCGTTTACAATTACAGGTTTAAATTTATTTTTTTAAATAATGTACAAATTATTCTGTTTACATGTGAATTGGGTCTATCTTAAAACTAATTTATCATCTAAGTCTTTTTAGACTTTAATAAACCATACAAAATATCCATGCCTTTTTTTCTCTCATTTTTACTGGTGCACCCTCCAAAAACAACAGCCAGTATAAACAAAAGTACAAAACAGATACCCTTAATAATTTCCGGAATAAAGCTATCATATTGTATTAAAGAGGACAAGACATAGAGGCCTGCGGCATAGGCAAAAAGCAGGGAAAGCCGTCCAAATTCAAATGATATACTCAGGGTTCTTTTACAGCTGAAATATGTGATAAGCGAAAATATAAAATAGGTTACAACAGTCATCCAGGCTGCGGCCATAAACCCGTATTTGGGCAGCAGCAGTATATTACCGACAATATTGACCAATGCGGCCGGGGCATAAGCAACATTTAAAAGCCATGTTTTATCCTTTAAAAATGCCCCCATATTAAAGAAGGTATAAAAGGCATGAAATGAGAGACCAAGGGCCACCAGCGGTATTACCTGATGCGCAGAAAAATAATCGGGTGCGGCGAATAGTTTTATAATAGAAATAGAAAACACGCTTAAACAAAATTGAGCAAATACATAAAACATCATGAAATAGGATGCGACCCTGGCATACTGGTATTTAGCGTCTGCCTGTCCGGCTATTTCATACATGGTAGAACCTGCCCATGCACGGTTAAAAGATTCAAGTATCAGGGCATTAAGCATGTAGGGGAATTTATATCCAAGGCTGTAGATTCCCACACTGGCCAGGGTCGCAAATCCCCTGATCAAAAAACGGTCTGCATTGTGCATTGCAGTTGCACACAACATGGCAGGAATCATTGGGAAACCGAATTTCAACATTTTTTTAAGAAGGTCTGTATTAATCCTGATGCCATTTATAACCAGACTATGGGCAGTCATCACAACAGCAGCAATCGAGCAGGATACAATATTGCCATATAACATTCCTACCGGCCCGAGTTCAAGAACAACAATAAAATATAAATTGGCACAAATTCCTATTACAAGCCTACCAAGGCTGTATATAATAAAAATTACAGGTCTTTTTGAGACAACAAAATACATCTGTGAAATGGTGATAACCAGGTCCGCAAACAAGATAGTCAGACTGAGGGTTATAAAATTAAAGTATGAACTGTCTCCCAGAATAAGTGATGCCAGTTCCGAATTGAATGACCAGCCTATCCCGTACCCTGCCAGACCGGAGAACACAACAAATGCAGTGCCGGTAGATATTACTATTTTGCGCGCTTCTTCATCTTTTTCACCATAATAGAAACGGGCCAGGCCGATATTTATCCCTGAAATCAGGATGATTCTGAAAATGTCATTTGTGTATGCAAGTATTTCCAGAATACCGTAATTAGAAGGGGTTAGGTAACGGGTATAAACAGGTAAAAGGAGAATGCTTGCGGCACTTCCGCTGACCCATGTCAGTGAATAGATCATGGAATGGCTTAAAAGCCTTTTAATGGTATTTTGAAGCACAGAATAGTTTCTTTATAATATATTGAGATTGAGGAGTTGTATGAAAAAACCATCAGTATGGAAGTGGTTTCCATACTGATGTAAAGTTTCTTAAATAATTATTATTGACTCACACCTTTAGGGGGCGCAGGGGGCGCACCAATAACATAATCCGGCCCAATATAAGAAGTGGCGATAACAAGATCATCAATGGTGTACCTTTGTTCAACATTTGTATTCGATGTGTTGGAAAATCTTTGAATATTTGCATTTCCACCTATTATAACTGTATTCCATCCAAGAAAATCAGAAGGGGGATTAACAACCCTTCCGCCGCAGTCAGAGCATGCCCTGGTGCCTGAAGCATCAGCGCCCATGTCTGCCCAGGGTATGTTGGTTTTTGAAATAGCCAAATGTCCATCAATATACATCAGGAATTCACCATCTGAAACTCCCTTTGCGGAATTTCCTTTTAACTTATACTCAATAGAGTGCCATTCACCATCCATAAGTATATCTTCCCATGTCAGGCAGTTTGAACCAAGTGTGCAATTGGTAACAGAATCAGACAAACCATATCGAAAGAAATCATTTGCTACATCATCAGGCATATTATTATACCCATCACTGGGGTAATAACAGGATTGTTTTCGTATGTGCATTCTGAAAACTGCCTGGCCATTCCAGTAAAAGTTGGTGCCGCTTGCATACTCTTTAGCAAAACCTGGCACCACTGCGGGCCAGTTGTCACCATCTTTAAAATAACTCCAATAACTACCGCCAGGCCTGGTGTGTTGCATATGTCCCATTTTAATAGTGGAAGTACCATTATCATTCCAAACCCAGTTATCTGAAAACTTTATATAGTATCGCATGTAAATGGTTTCATAGTTACCATTCAAAGCGACAACCAATAACCCGTCATTGGTCCAGTCTTCAGCCAGAGATGCATCTAATGGTTCAACATAAAAATTAAAAGCCTTGCCGCTTCCACCTCTGGCGTTTTCACCGGTTATATTTAGTGTGTTTCGGCCAACCCTTCCATCAGAAAAACCGGTTCTAGCAACACGGTATGCAGCATATTTTGCGGTCCCATCAGGGCACCCTGTACAGGCCCTTATTGCATTACCATCACGAGAAGATATAGCACCACCATAGGCTGGCTGTTGGGGGGACCAGTCTGAGTGATCATCAAAATTATCACTGAAAAGGACTCCAGCCTGGACGGCACTGCTTAATGCCAGCATTATCATAGCGCATAAAAATGATCCAATTAGTCTATTCATAATAAAACCTCTCCTAAAAAAATTAATTTCATAAATTTTTATGCATCTAATGTGCCAAACCTAAGAGAATAGTACCTTTTTCAAGATTTACAAAACAGCATGGAACCCTAAAAAAACCAATCTGCGTAAAATATCCAACTAAAACAGGAGGTAATATAATAGTAGTTAAGACTAAGATGTTAACATGCGTATCATTTTTTATAAGAATATATGCCCGATTAGTTAACTTACATAAAAGTAATGTGCTAAACAACTATGGTTTTCGTTTACTTTTTTGCACAATAGTGCCCTATTTACTTATTTCAACCGGACCCTGCCCTACAGGAATAATTTACAAATAACTGAATCTGTTTTTTTTGACACTTTATTTCTGAAAATTAAAGTTGCTTCATATAACAAGGAACATGTTCGCGCAAACAAATATACAGCAGCAATTATATAGCAATGTCCCATTGTTTTAAATGAAGAAACCCTAGCCTTTTTTTTAAACATCAATAGTACAGGTAAAAATAAAAAAGCCAGCAAAAATAAAAAGCCAATTTTTTTTTGACATAGTCCTGATATTAAAAAAGATAATAAAATAATAAAATTTAGCAGTGGGACAAAAACACTCAGGAATTCGGTTGCCTTAAAAGTACATGCAAATGATTTAATGCTTCCTTTCCCCCTCCAAAACTCTCTTTTAAAAATTTCATATAAGGTTTTTGATTCTCTCAGGTGAATAGTATCTACCCTCTTCTCAAGTATAATATTTTCCTTTTTCCGCAACCTGTTACAAAGGTCCACATCCTCTGCAACCTTGAGATATTCATTGAAACCGCCAATGGCAAAAAAATCTTCTCTTTTTATAAAAAAGTTGGACGAACCCAACCAATTGATATACCTTGGTTTATCTACACCAGTAAATAAATTGAACCATGCCCTTTCAACCCAAGTTGCATTTTTTAGGTCAGGGATAGCCCGGGTCCCAACCATAGAAACTTTATCATTGGAAAAATTACTTAAACAATATGAAATCCATTTTGGATCTACTAAACAATCTGCGTCTAAAAAACCTAATATCAAACCACTCGAGCTTCTAGCTCCTACATTACGAAGTTTTCCAAGACTTGAGTAGGGGTCTTCAATAACTTTACAACCATATTTTAAAGCAATTGCTCTGGTTGAATCTTCTGATCCATTATCAACAAGAATAATTTCGGCTTTCCCTCCCCATACTTCAATAGCGTTTGTTAATTTATCAAGGCTTTTTCCAATATAGCCTTCTTCATTTTTTGTAATAATAATAATGCTTAGTGGTTCAAGTATTGTTGTTAACATGGTTCCTTTAGTATTTCTTTTTCCAGTGATTTTACCCGAAAAATAACATATGCTTTTTATCCTCGGATCGGTAAAACATACCTGCATTCATCGTAATAGACAGTGCGTTTAATTAAACTATTTACCAAATTTGATCCTGACAATAATAAGTAAAATTCGACATTCTCTTTTACGTAGCCTTATTGGATTAAAGGTTTGAGCTATGCTCTTAAGTTTTATTTAAAAAGTTAGGTGGTGTATCCACTTGTTTGTTTGCCGACACCTCTGACCTAAAATATCTTAATTTTCCAGAACTTTCACGTGGCAACTCATCAACATGGAAAACCTGCAACTTTATCCCATCCCCTAGTGCCTTATGCAAAATATTTAAATATTCTTTTTCTGTATTTTCCGAATATAGCTGATCTCTAACGATATAAATCTCTATTAATTCAACACGTTTCTGTATTACTAAAAAACTTTTCACATGTCTTTTTAGTGTATAGGCAAATATTGCGTCATATATTTTTCTTCCATCTGGTGTTATTACAAAATCATCAACCCTCCCCTTTATTGATTTAATAACCGGGAAATGAACTCCACACTCACACCTTTCTTTAGTTATGATGCCTCGATCCCCTAATTTATAACGTATAAAAGGCATATAATTTGAATTCAATTCTGTTACATATAAATCACCTTCCTCATCATAAACCTGGATACCTTCACTTAAAACCTCCAAGTAAACATTATGTGACATTACATGCATTTTGTTATGTTTACATTGAAAGCCGATAACACCTATTTCAGTGCAACCATACTCATTAATGGTTTTTGCAGAAAATATTTCTTCTATAATACCAAGTCTTTCAGGCAACAACATTTCTCCTGTCAAAATTACACCTTTTAAATTAAGAGCTTTAAAAGACAAATTGTTCGCCTTCATAAAACTGGCAAATTCATATATTAAGCTTGGGTACCCATAACAATAATTTGGCCGGAATTTAAGCATATGATAATAGTATTGCATCATAGTCTCTTTTTCTAAATTAAAAGCTGAAAAGCGAGTGCGATTCATGAAAAAATCTTTTAGTTGTTCTTTAGCTTTTGCCTGTTGCTTAACAGGCATCCCCCAAAAACGAGCTTGTTTATCCCCTATTTTAATATCATGCCATGAATAGGTATGGTACATAACTGCGTCCATAAATGCTGTTGCAATACGTTCTTTGTAAAATATTAGAGGTTCGCCAGTTGACCCACTGGTTGACCTTTTTGATACTCGTTTTTTAGGCAATGAATTACATTTAACTATTTCTTTTATATAAAGTTTTTTGTCGATAACCGGCACATTTTGCATATCTTCGTAGGACTTAATATATTTTTTGTATTGCATTTTATTAGGTAAATTATTTCGATAGAATGGGATGTTCTCTTTGCAATAGGAAAGGACATTGTTGATCCTCTCTATCTGATATTTTTCAATATCATTTTCATCATATGTTTCAATCTGTTTTACCTTGTTTATTAAAGGGCATATAAATTCTCCCCTTAAATAACGAATAGGGTAAAAAAACACATATTTTGCGATCGTTGGATACATATTATATGCCTTTTATATTATTAATGGAACAGTGCTCTCAATTTGCATTTAATGATTTCTAGCTCAAAACGAAATGTTTTAATGTTTAACAATTTGATAATGCTTTTTTTAGAACTAATCACTTGTATTTTTTCATCAGAAACAGTATTGCCGGTTTGTGTTTTAAAAGATATTGCATTAACTCCTGCATAAGCATGCATTCCGGCGTTCTGCATGATAAGAACCAGTGGCCTTGTCAATGTGCGGGTATCAAATGTGTTGAATTGCTCTATGGCCTTTTTAAAGAAAAAATCTGCCTTTTCCAAATACAGGTCTTTTTTATCCTGATTTGCATATTTAGCAGCATAGAGCAGGACATTACATTTACGGATCTCCTGTGCAGCCCAGGTTTCATTTGGAAACTCCAGTTGCTCCGGTTTGTCCAGGTAAGGGTATTCATTGACAGCTATCCATTCGGCATAGTGCAGGAGGCTTTTTTTAGCATAATGCCAGTATGCGTCAAACTGCTCATGGTCGGTTTTAAGATCAAGAAATTTGCCCAAAGCCTGCATAAACACTGTATACATCCAGCGGTTCTCCCTGTCCAGGAGCTCC
This DNA window, taken from Desulfatiglans sp., encodes the following:
- a CDS encoding UDP-glucose/GDP-mannose dehydrogenase family protein → MKLNISVFGLGYVGTVLLGCLAKDGHKVLGVDVDPIKLDLLRNGKAPVLEEGIQALIQSSIESGRVDVTNDTEFAINNTDLSFVCVGTPAMANGSQDLRAILRLAEEIGKALKNKPGFHTIVIRSTVLPGTVENKIEPVIEQFSEKKSG
- a CDS encoding TIGR03087 family PEP-CTERM/XrtA system glycosyltransferase — translated: MKILFVCHRFPFPPRRGGKIRPFNIISHLSRNHEVTVASIVRSDTEAHAGEGLKDYCSNYLMGKISKPAALKNILKTLPTSIPFSMGFFYSRELDEQIKKERSGKKYDLIFVHCSSVAQYVEDITDTPKILDFGDMDSQKWLLYSMVRSFPMKKVFSIEGKRLQQAEMALAKKFDFCTCTTKAEMATLKGYNVTDNIDWFPNGVDTDYFSYDQTPYEPDTLCFIGRMDYYPNQQCMIDFCEKVLPLIKSERPDIRLMIVGADPSRSIKKLGSIKGVTVTGSVPDVRPYLRKCAVNVAPIEIARGTQNKILESLAMGIPVVTTNVAAEGVDAQPGEHFLVGSNHEEFAEAVIRLLTERELRQRLSEAGRNRMLDRHNWPSSMKKLDSIIEKTLTLRK
- a CDS encoding oligosaccharide flippase family protein codes for the protein MLQNTIKRLLSHSMIYSLTWVSGSAASILLLPVYTRYLTPSNYGILEILAYTNDIFRIILISGINIGLARFYYGEKDEEARKIVISTGTAFVVFSGLAGYGIGWSFNSELASLILGDSSYFNFITLSLTILFADLVITISQMYFVVSKRPVIFIIYSLGRLVIGICANLYFIVVLELGPVGMLYGNIVSCSIAAVVMTAHSLVINGIRINTDLLKKMLKFGFPMIPAMLCATAMHNADRFLIRGFATLASVGIYSLGYKFPYMLNALILESFNRAWAGSTMYEIAGQADAKYQYARVASYFMMFYVFAQFCLSVFSISIIKLFAAPDYFSAHQVIPLVALGLSFHAFYTFFNMGAFLKDKTWLLNVAYAPAALVNIVGNILLLPKYGFMAAAWMTVVTYFIFSLITYFSCKRTLSISFEFGRLSLLFAYAAGLYVLSSLIQYDSFIPEIIKGICFVLLFILAVVFGGCTSKNERKKGMDILYGLLKSKKT
- a CDS encoding glycosyltransferase, whose product is MQVCFTDPRIKSICYFSGKITGKRNTKGTMLTTILEPLSIIIITKNEEGYIGKSLDKLTNAIEVWGGKAEIILVDNGSEDSTRAIALKYGCKVIEDPYSSLGKLRNVGARSSSGLILGFLDADCLVDPKWISYCLSNFSNDKVSMVGTRAIPDLKNATWVERAWFNLFTGVDKPRYINWLGSSNFFIKREDFFAIGGFNEYLKVAEDVDLCNRLRKKENIILEKRVDTIHLRESKTLYEIFKREFWRGKGSIKSFACTFKATEFLSVFVPLLNFIILLSFLISGLCQKKIGFLFLLAFLFLPVLLMFKKKARVSSFKTMGHCYIIAAVYLFARTCSLLYEATLIFRNKVSKKTDSVICKLFL
- a CDS encoding phenylacetate--CoA ligase family protein gives rise to the protein MYPTIAKYVFFYPIRYLRGEFICPLINKVKQIETYDENDIEKYQIERINNVLSYCKENIPFYRNNLPNKMQYKKYIKSYEDMQNVPVIDKKLYIKEIVKCNSLPKKRVSKRSTSGSTGEPLIFYKERIATAFMDAVMYHTYSWHDIKIGDKQARFWGMPVKQQAKAKEQLKDFFMNRTRFSAFNLEKETMMQYYYHMLKFRPNYCYGYPSLIYEFASFMKANNLSFKALNLKGVILTGEMLLPERLGIIEEIFSAKTINEYGCTEIGVIGFQCKHNKMHVMSHNVYLEVLSEGIQVYDEEGDLYVTELNSNYMPFIRYKLGDRGIITKERCECGVHFPVIKSIKGRVDDFVITPDGRKIYDAIFAYTLKRHVKSFLVIQKRVELIEIYIVRDQLYSENTEKEYLNILHKALGDGIKLQVFHVDELPRESSGKLRYFRSEVSANKQVDTPPNFLNKT